The genomic DNA GGATTGCTGATTCTCTCAAGGACAATCTGCACTTTTCCGTGCCTCGGGGCCTCCGTGAGAGATCCCTCCGGAATTCCTCTCCCCGAGGCACGGGGAAGAGGTGCCGTGAACCAGACAAACGATCTCTCCGGTCACAGGACTCTTTCTTGCGGTCTCCCCGCCGCTGACTCCCGTGTTCTTGATCCCGTATTCTGGATTCTGGATTCTGTCTTCTTCGATCGTGGCCGTCGTGAACATCGTGCCCGGGCCCCGGAATCCCGTTCGATCTTGCGTGTATTTCGGGGTCCCTTCTTCGGGGTGTCCGGGTTGGAGTTTAAACCGAACGGTTTCGAGTTGAAAATCTGACCGCTTGCTTACGCGCGCGGCTCCGATTGCGATGGCGACGGCGATTGCGACGGCAACGGCGATTGCGACGGCGACGGCGATTGCGATTGCGACTGCGATTGCGACTGCGATTCCGATACCGACCCCGATACCGATACCGATACCGAAGGGTTCCCCTCCGGACCTACAGCCTAAACCCCTACAGCCTAAACCCCTTTCCGACCCCGATACCGAAGGGTTCCCCTCCGGACCTACAGCCTAAACCCCTACAGCCTAAACCCCTTTCCGACCCCGATACCGAAGGGTTCCCCTCCGGACCTACAGCCTAAACCCCTACAGCCTAAACCCCTACAGCCTACAGCCTCTTCACCACATCCATCCCCCGCACCCCCAAATACCGCAGCGCCACCCCCGGCCAGTCCCGCACCCGGTCCATGAGGGCGAAGCCCAGCTTCCACCGGGCCGCCCAGGCCCCCCCCGCCGCGAGGCGGCTCACCGGGAAGGCCGCCGGGTCGAGGTGACGGTCCAGCCACCGCCGGCGCCGCGCCGAGGGTTCGAGCGCCGCCAGGACCGCCCCCGGCACCGCCGCCCCGTCCTGGCGCACGGCGGCCGTCAGCGCGTAGAAGGCCCCCACCCGGCACCGGGCGGCGGCGGCCCCTTCGAGGAACACGGGCCACGCCAGCGGCAGCCGCGCCGCGACCCGGGCCAGGTCCGTCACGTGCTTGCGGGCCACGTTGAAGTGGGACCCCGCCATGTGGAGGCACAGGTGCAGCAGGAGGTCCTCGGCGCCCAGCCCCCGGGCGGGCAGGCCCAGGAAGTCGAAGGCGACGGCGCGCCGGAGCATCGCGTCCACGTCCACGGGGTAGCGCTTCTGGGAGCACAGGTCCCGGTGCAGCTCCACCGGCAGCCCGTGGGGCCCCTCCAGCGCCGCGTGGTAAAAGCGCGCCTCGGTGGCCGCCCGCCCCGGCTCCCCGGGCAGCGGGGCGAAGCCCGCCCCCGCCAGGGCCGCCGTCGCCGCGGCGAAGCGCGCCGGGGGCACCAGCAGGTCCAGGTCCACCCAGTCGCGGTCCACCGGGCTCGGGTAGACCGTGCAGGCCAGCTGCGGCCCCTTGAGCACCACCCAGGGCACCCCGGCGCCGTCCAGCACCTCCGACGCCTTCGCCAGGGTGGCCTTCGTCCGCACCAAAAGCGCCAGCGCCGCCCCCCCGGGCACTTTCCCCAGTGAAGCCCCCCCCGCCAATGCCGTCGCCACCGTGTCAGCCATTGAGATCGAATCCCATCCGGATCGGTCCGGTCAGTGAAGATTGATGCTGTCGCAAAAAGTGGCGCCGCCCTCCAGGGCGGCGGACAAACAAAGGAGTTAAGACACACAAAATCCTGAATCTCCGACTTTCTGCGATCCCATCAATAGCGGTTGTCTTCTGTTCGGGTCTCGAGTATCGGGTATGCCTGTCAAGGGATTTCAGATTAGTGTAAATCAGTGTAGATTAGTGGTTTGAATTGGTGATTGGATTCCGCGGCCGTGACCCATGGTTCCGGCCCCCGTTCGTGTGGTTGGTGTGTTTCGTGGTTTGAATAGGCTGTTAGCGGTTTAGGCTGAAGGGGTTTAGGTCCGGAACCGAAGCGGGGTTGCCGTCTCGAACAGCGTGCCTCTGCCCTGAATCCCGCCCGTGTATTTCGTGGTTGGATTGCTCATAACGTCCCCAGCCGCCACAAGGCGTCCACCGGCAGCGCAACGAGGCCCCGGCCGAACGGGACGTCCTGTTGCCCCGTGTAAAGCACAACACCCCGGACGAAACGGTCCCCCCCCGCCGCTTCCGCCAGCTGGCGCAGCCCGTCGAAGTCGCGGGCCCCGACCCGGCTCCTGGCCTTCACCTCGATGCCGACGACCCTCCCCGCGGCATCCTCCAGCACCAGGTCCACTTCCTGTCCCGCGGCGGTCCGGAAGTGGAACAGCCGGGGTTCCGTGCGGCTCCAGGTCGCCTGCTTGATCAACTCCACCGCCGTGAAATTCTCCAGGAGCGGGCCCCGGCAGGCCTCCGCCGGCTCGCCCTCCGCGGCGGCCCCGAGCAGGTGCGCCATCAGGCCGCTGTCGCACAGGACGAGTTTCGCCGCCTTGACCAGGCGCTTGCCGGGGTTGCCGGACCAGGCCGGGAGGTGGCGCACCAGGAAGGTTGTTTCCAGGAGCGCCAGGTACCGTTTGAGGGTGCTCTGGGGAAGGGCCGCCGTCCGGGAGAACTCCGCATAGTTCACGAGGCCGGTGGCGCGGGTCGCCAGGAGGGCGAGCAGTCGCGGCAGGGTCAGGAGACCCTCGATGTTGGCCAAGCTGCGGACGTCCCGCTGGAGAAGGGTCGTCAGGTAGGAACCGAACCAGGCCCGCCGCCGGGCCGCCGTGGTTCGGCGGAGCGCTTCGGGATATCCACCCCGGAGGACGCTCTCGAACAGGGGTTCCTCGTCCCCGGGTGGGGGGGGGTAGGCGGGCGGGGCGGAAGCGAAAACCGCGTCGATGAAGGTCTCCCGGACCCCCGCCCGCTCTCCGCGGGAAAAGGGCCACAGGGCAAGGATTTCCATCCTTCCGACGAGGAACTCCGCCAGGGAGGGAAGGAGCAGGACATTCGCGGAGCCGGTGAGCAGGAAACGCCCTGGCCGGCGGTCCCGGTCGACCTCCGCCTTGAGGGCCATGAACAAGCCCGGAGCCCGCTGCACTTCGTCGATGACGACCGGCCCGCGCTGGGCGGCCAGGAAACCGGCCGGGTCGTTGTTCACCGTGGAGAGCACGGAGGGATCGTCCAGGGTGTGGTACCGGGCCGGGTACCCTCCCTTGATGAGGTCCTGCACGAGCGTGCTCTTGCCGGTCTGCCGGGCGCCGTTCAACAGCACGACGGGGCTGTCCGAGAGGGCCGCCAGGAGATTGTCGGTGATATTGCGCCGAATCATGCTTGTATTATCAACCAGTGAATGGCTGAAAATCAACCATCCATTTCCGGATTTTCGACGCCGATCTCCGTTCCGCCTCGCCGGCCGGACCAAAGGAAAGCCTGCCCTGCTGGAAAAGGTGGATCGCCAGTTCCTGTTTCAGTTCGAGCGGCTTCATCCGGATGGCATGAATCACCTCCCGGGGGATCTCGATCATGGCAACCCTCCTCACCGAAGCGGTCCGATCGGCAACCGGTTCGAAAAGGCTGGACACGATTACTTGTTAGCGTACAAGGTGCCGGGTGTCGGATGTCGGGTGTCGGGGTGTCAGGGTGTCGGGGTGTCAGGGGTGTCAGGGGTCAGGTGCAGAGTGTCAGGTGTCAGGTGCCA from Acidobacteriota bacterium includes the following:
- a CDS encoding UPF0175 family protein, which encodes MIEIPREVIHAIRMKPLELKQELAIHLFQQGRLSFGPAGEAERRSASKIRKWMVDFQPFTG
- a CDS encoding ATP-binding protein codes for the protein MIRRNITDNLLAALSDSPVVLLNGARQTGKSTLVQDLIKGGYPARYHTLDDPSVLSTVNNDPAGFLAAQRGPVVIDEVQRAPGLFMALKAEVDRDRRPGRFLLTGSANVLLLPSLAEFLVGRMEILALWPFSRGERAGVRETFIDAVFASAPPAYPPPPGDEEPLFESVLRGGYPEALRRTTAARRRAWFGSYLTTLLQRDVRSLANIEGLLTLPRLLALLATRATGLVNYAEFSRTAALPQSTLKRYLALLETTFLVRHLPAWSGNPGKRLVKAAKLVLCDSGLMAHLLGAAAEGEPAEACRGPLLENFTAVELIKQATWSRTEPRLFHFRTAAGQEVDLVLEDAAGRVVGIEVKARSRVGARDFDGLRQLAEAAGGDRFVRGVVLYTGQQDVPFGRGLVALPVDALWRLGTL
- a CDS encoding nucleotidyltransferase family protein, whose protein sequence is MADTVATALAGGASLGKVPGGAALALLVRTKATLAKASEVLDGAGVPWVVLKGPQLACTVYPSPVDRDWVDLDLLVPPARFAAATAALAGAGFAPLPGEPGRAATEARFYHAALEGPHGLPVELHRDLCSQKRYPVDVDAMLRRAVAFDFLGLPARGLGAEDLLLHLCLHMAGSHFNVARKHVTDLARVAARLPLAWPVFLEGAAAARCRVGAFYALTAAVRQDGAAVPGAVLAALEPSARRRRWLDRHLDPAAFPVSRLAAGGAWAARWKLGFALMDRVRDWPGVALRYLGVRGMDVVKRL